In Sander lucioperca isolate FBNREF2018 chromosome 12, SLUC_FBN_1.2, whole genome shotgun sequence, one DNA window encodes the following:
- the krt8 gene encoding keratin, type II cytoskeletal 8, with protein sequence MSSYKTSAYTVRSSSAPRNFSSRSYGGAGSGGASRTSYSVKSSYGGGNRGFGGITSSSSFGLGSSMGGASMGGAGMGMGGGMGFGGGMGVHTPITAVTVNRSLLAPLNLEIDPNISAVRTHEKEQIKTLNNRFASFIDKVRFLEQQNKMLETKWNLLQGQTTTRSNIDAMFEAYIGNLRRQLDSLGNDKMKLEADLHNMQGLVEDFKNKYEDEINRRTECENDFVLIKKDVDEAYMNKVELEAKLESLTDEINFLRSIYEEELHELQSQIKDTSVVVEMDNSRNLDMDSIVAEVKAQYEDIANRSRAEAESWYKSKYEEMQTSASRYGEDLRSTKTEIADLNRMIQRLTSEIDAVKGQRANLEAQIAEAEERGEMAVKDAKSRIRDLEDALQRAKQDMARQIREYQDLMNVKLALDIEIATYRKLLEGEEDRLVNGIKSINISQQSTSYGGYPMDNVKSSYSSGYSSGFGSGYGGGYGGGYSSMGSSSMGSSSMGFSSGSTGGYSTTQSKKNVVIKMIETKDGRVVSESSEVIAD encoded by the exons ATGAGCAGTTATAAGACCTCTGCTTACACCGTGAGGAGTTCCAGTGCCCCACGGAACTTCAGCAGCAGATCCTATGGTGGAGCAGGCAGTGGTGGTGCCTCTCGCACTAGCTACAGTGTCAAGAGTTCCTATGGAGGAGGCAACAGGGGATTCGGAGGCATCACCAGTTCTTCTTCCTTCGGCCTGGGTTCAAGCATGGGTGGTGCCAGCATGGGTGGTGCAGGCATGGGCATGGGTGGTGGCATGGGCTTCGGTGGTGGCATGGGTGTTCATACCCCCATCACAGCCGTGACTGTGAACAGGAGCCTTTTGGCCCCCCTGAACCTAGAGATTGATCCCAACATCTCAGCTGTCCGCACCCACGAGAAAGAGCAGATCAAGACCCTCAACAACCGGTTTGCTTCCTTCATTGACAAG GTTCGCTTCCTGGAGCAGCAGAACAAAATGCTGGAGACCAAGTGGAACCTGCTGCAGGGGCAGACCACCACCCGCTCCAACATTGACGCCATGTTCGAGGCCTACATCGGCAACCTGCGCAGACAGCTCGACAGCCTGGGCAATGACAAGATGAAGCTGGAGGCCGACCTGCACAACATGCAGGGTCTGGTGGAGGACTTCAAGAACAA GTATGAAGATGAGATCAACAGGCGCACAGAGTGTGAGAATGACTTCGTCCTCATCAAGAAG GATGTCGATGAGGCCTACATGAACAAGGTTGAGCTGGAGGCCAAGCTGGAGAGTCTGACAGATGAGATCAACTTCCTCAGGTCCATCTATGAGGAG gAACTTCATGAGCTCCAGAGCCAGATCAAGGACACTTCAGTCGTTGTGGAGATGGACAACAGCCGCAACCTGGACATGGACTCCATTGTGGCTGAAGTCAAGGCTCAGTATGAGGACATCGCCAACCGCAGCCGCGCCGAGGCAGAGTCATGGTACAAGTCCAAG TATGAAGAGATGCAGACATCCGCCAGCAGATACGGAGAAGACCTCAGGTCTACCAAGACAGAGATCGCAGACCTCAACCGCATGATCCAGAGACTGACATCAGAGATTGATGCCGTCAAGGGACAG CGTGCCAACCTGGAGGCCCAGATCGCTGAGGCTGAAGAGCGTGGTGAGATGGCTGTGAAGGACGCCAAGTCACGCATTAGGGACCTGGAAGATGCCCTGCAGAGAGCCAAACAGGACATGGCCCGCCAGATCAGAGAATACCAGGACCTGATGAACGTCAAACTGGCTCTGGACATTGAGATCGCCACCTACAGGAAACTgctggagggagaggaggataGGCTGGTGAATGGCATTAAGTCTATCAACATCTCCCAACAGAGCA CAAGCTACGGCGGTTATCCCATGGACAACGTGAAGAGCAGCTACTCAAGCGGCTACTCCAGCGGGTTTGGCAGCGGATATGGAGGCGGATATGGAGGCGGATACAGCAGCATGGGCAGCAGTAGCATGGGCAGCAGTAGCATGGGCTTCAGCAGCGGCAGCACCGGCGGTTACAGCACCACCCAGAGCAAGAAGAACGTTGTTATCAAGATGATTGAGACCAAGGACGGCAGAGTGGTGTCTGAGTCCTCTGAAGTCATTGCGGATTGA